One Peterkaempfera bronchialis DNA window includes the following coding sequences:
- a CDS encoding ABC transporter ATP-binding protein: MTTSDTQRPRQGSDILRTALRRNVGAMVGGTVLMGLYQAGETAFPIALGLIVEHTLRNRSLGSLALSIAALAVIITTVSLSWRFGMRILQKANTTEAHRWRVRVAACGLQPVARDVGLKSGEVLTIATEDADQTADIIEVVPLLISSLVAVLVAAVALGLADLRLGLLVIVGTVAILSALSVMSKRIGSSTREQQARVARAGAKVADLITGLRPLHGFGGNHAAFRSYREVSTEAKRQAVTVAKVNGVYAGTALALNAVLAAAVTLTAGWLAFDGRITIGELVMAVGLAQFIIEPLKLFSEMPKYVMTARASAERMALVLAAPPVTTPGQGSPAAGGDLEIDCVRYGSLRKLRFKVSAGEFVAIAAYQPRAAADLARVLAVNVPPHAYEGVVRVSGQEIAELSIEAVRGHMLVNPYDGEIFAGTLRTNIDPSGTSRTVPEAVEASMLTDVVALHREGLDYGVRDRGANLSGGQRQRLSLARALAADSDILVLHDPTTAVDAVTEQLIARGVAELRRDRTTIVITSSPALLDVADRVLVLDDGVITAEDTHRNLLATDAAYCLAVAR, translated from the coding sequence ATGACAACCTCTGACACGCAGCGGCCCCGCCAGGGGTCCGACATCCTCCGGACCGCACTTCGCCGCAACGTCGGCGCGATGGTCGGGGGCACCGTCCTCATGGGCCTGTACCAGGCGGGTGAGACCGCCTTCCCCATCGCGCTCGGCCTGATCGTCGAACACACGCTGCGGAATCGGAGCCTCGGCTCGCTCGCCCTGTCGATCGCCGCTCTGGCCGTGATCATCACGACCGTGTCGCTCTCGTGGCGGTTCGGGATGCGCATCCTGCAGAAGGCCAACACGACCGAGGCCCACCGCTGGCGGGTGCGGGTCGCGGCCTGCGGACTCCAGCCGGTGGCCAGGGACGTCGGACTCAAGTCCGGCGAGGTGCTGACCATCGCCACCGAGGACGCCGACCAGACCGCCGACATCATCGAGGTGGTGCCGCTGCTGATCAGCTCGCTGGTCGCGGTGCTGGTCGCGGCGGTCGCGCTGGGCCTGGCCGACCTCCGGCTCGGCCTGCTGGTGATCGTGGGAACGGTCGCGATCCTGTCGGCCCTGAGCGTGATGTCCAAGCGGATCGGCAGCAGTACCCGGGAACAGCAGGCCCGGGTGGCGCGGGCGGGCGCCAAGGTCGCCGACCTGATCACCGGCCTGCGCCCGCTGCACGGCTTCGGCGGCAACCATGCGGCGTTCCGGTCCTACCGCGAGGTCAGCACGGAGGCGAAGCGCCAGGCGGTCACCGTCGCCAAGGTGAACGGCGTGTACGCGGGGACCGCGCTGGCCCTCAACGCGGTCCTCGCCGCCGCCGTGACCCTGACGGCCGGCTGGCTGGCGTTCGACGGCCGGATCACCATCGGGGAACTGGTCATGGCCGTGGGGCTGGCGCAGTTCATCATCGAACCGCTCAAGCTGTTCTCGGAGATGCCGAAGTATGTGATGACCGCGCGCGCCTCGGCCGAGCGGATGGCGCTGGTACTGGCCGCGCCGCCGGTCACGACCCCCGGGCAGGGGAGCCCGGCCGCAGGTGGAGACCTCGAGATCGACTGCGTCCGCTACGGGAGCCTGCGCAAGCTGAGGTTCAAGGTGTCCGCCGGCGAGTTCGTGGCGATCGCCGCCTACCAGCCGCGTGCGGCGGCCGACCTCGCGCGGGTCCTGGCCGTGAACGTCCCGCCTCACGCCTACGAGGGGGTGGTACGGGTCAGCGGGCAGGAGATCGCGGAGCTGTCGATCGAGGCGGTCCGCGGGCACATGCTGGTGAATCCGTATGACGGGGAGATCTTCGCGGGCACCCTCCGCACGAACATCGACCCGTCCGGCACCAGCCGGACGGTCCCCGAGGCCGTCGAGGCGTCCATGCTGACCGACGTCGTCGCCCTCCACCGCGAGGGACTCGACTACGGCGTCCGTGACCGAGGCGCGAACCTCTCCGGGGGGCAGCGCCAACGGCTGTCCCTGGCCCGCGCCCTCGCCGCCGACTCCGACATCCTGGTCCTGCACGACCCGACGACAGCCGTCGACGCGGTCACCGAACAGCTCATCGCGCGGGGCGTCGCGGAGCTGCGCCGGGACCGCACCACCATCGTGATCACCAGCAGCCCGGCCCTGCTGGACGTCGCCGACCGCGTCCTCGTCCTGGACGACGGCGTCATCACCGCCGAGGACACCCATCGCAACCTGCTCGCCACCGACGCGGCCTACTGCCTGGCCGTGGCCCGGTGA
- a CDS encoding alpha/beta hydrolase-fold protein, whose product MRGPAADREDAFAEFGLPGRPGTDEFWAAAGTPSSVPADGGGWVTLFLWRGSEASIEFESWSEPVPLRRWGDTDCWYAEVRMPARLRATYRFLAGGAAYADPFNPVGAGGDRSIAATPDAPAQPHWPAVGAADVLPVPRTRIRWASERLGGRRTVRVHPVGGGGPVVLLLDGDDWLYLHPAMTAFDSAVAGGEMPAVTLVFLPAKDREAEFGCGPVLWEAVRDELLPLVAEVGVPADRDRLVVAGQSLGGLSAMYAALEFPDLVSRVACQSGAFWWTPGAMDLADPLGGPVGGAIAARLRDRPDLSGLRVAFDVGEHETRMLPHCELVETRAEQAGATVRVSRSASGHDRAGWRHALLRDVAWALA is encoded by the coding sequence ATGCGAGGCCCGGCGGCCGACAGGGAGGACGCCTTCGCCGAGTTCGGACTGCCCGGCAGGCCCGGCACCGACGAGTTCTGGGCAGCGGCGGGGACACCCTCGTCGGTGCCTGCCGACGGCGGCGGTTGGGTGACCTTGTTCCTGTGGCGCGGGTCCGAAGCGAGCATCGAGTTCGAGAGCTGGTCGGAGCCGGTGCCCCTGCGCCGATGGGGCGACACCGACTGCTGGTACGCCGAGGTGCGCATGCCCGCGCGCCTGCGGGCGACCTACCGCTTCCTCGCGGGCGGCGCGGCGTACGCGGACCCGTTCAACCCGGTCGGTGCGGGCGGTGACCGATCCATCGCCGCGACCCCGGACGCCCCGGCGCAGCCGCACTGGCCGGCCGTCGGCGCCGCCGACGTCCTGCCCGTTCCGCGCACCCGGATCCGCTGGGCCAGCGAACGGCTCGGCGGGCGGCGCACCGTCCGAGTCCACCCGGTGGGCGGCGGCGGCCCGGTGGTCCTGCTGCTCGACGGGGACGACTGGCTGTACCTGCACCCGGCCATGACCGCGTTCGACTCGGCCGTCGCCGGCGGCGAGATGCCTGCCGTGACACTCGTCTTCCTGCCGGCCAAGGACAGGGAGGCCGAGTTCGGGTGCGGGCCCGTGCTGTGGGAGGCGGTCCGGGACGAACTGCTGCCGCTGGTCGCGGAGGTCGGCGTACCCGCCGACCGGGACCGGCTGGTGGTCGCCGGGCAGAGCCTCGGCGGGCTGAGCGCGATGTACGCGGCACTGGAGTTCCCGGACCTGGTGTCGCGCGTCGCCTGCCAGTCGGGGGCGTTCTGGTGGACACCCGGCGCCATGGATCTGGCGGACCCCCTGGGCGGCCCGGTCGGCGGCGCCATCGCCGCGCGCCTGCGGGACCGCCCCGACCTGTCCGGTCTGAGGGTCGCGTTCGACGTGGGGGAACACGAGACCCGGATGCTGCCCCACTGCGAGCTGGTCGAGACCCGGGCCGAGCAGGCCGGCGCCACCGTGCGGGTCTCCCGGTCCGCGTCGGGCCACGACCGGGCGGGCTGGCGGCACGCCCTGCTCAGGGACGTCGCCTGGGCGCTCGCCTGA
- a CDS encoding MbtH family protein, translating to MSTNPFDDAEGRFLVLVNDEGQHSLWPSFAAVPGGWAVVFDEDTREACLDYIETHWTDLRPRSLAASMDA from the coding sequence ATGAGCACCAACCCCTTCGACGACGCCGAAGGCCGTTTCCTGGTCCTGGTGAACGACGAGGGCCAGCACTCACTCTGGCCGTCCTTCGCGGCGGTGCCCGGGGGATGGGCGGTCGTCTTCGACGAGGACACCCGGGAGGCATGTCTGGACTACATCGAGACCCACTGGACCGACCTGCGTCCCCGGTCTCTCGCGGCGTCCATGGACGCGTGA
- a CDS encoding S1 family peptidase, which produces MRRLIRATVAVVFALAAAMGLGTPSAFAIQGGDQLPNQRGTGVAQLWFDGWGGDQFICTASVVGPTKVLTAAHCIDKTVLPQDYYVLVGSTHRGEGTRIRVITWGTRFDLAVGTLKSTVVNLNDVRHVQIRATQLSPKVGEYMYAYGFGRTCRDCGPADYLKRARLRLLDMDRDAAGGPGYRMRGVLAFLWPKDSGGPLFREEDILTQYGVTSERRSNSTIPEFYFARFDPNAMNWLNGMNVPVKTGW; this is translated from the coding sequence ATGCGACGACTCATCAGGGCCACGGTGGCGGTGGTCTTCGCCCTCGCCGCTGCCATGGGGCTGGGCACGCCGTCCGCGTTCGCGATCCAGGGCGGAGATCAGCTGCCCAACCAGCGCGGGACCGGGGTGGCGCAACTGTGGTTCGACGGGTGGGGTGGAGACCAGTTCATCTGCACCGCCTCGGTCGTCGGGCCGACCAAGGTCCTCACCGCGGCGCACTGCATCGACAAGACCGTACTGCCTCAGGACTATTACGTGTTGGTCGGCAGTACGCACCGCGGAGAGGGAACCAGGATCAGGGTCATCACTTGGGGCACCCGCTTCGACCTTGCGGTCGGCACGCTGAAGAGCACCGTGGTGAACCTCAACGATGTGAGGCATGTGCAGATCCGTGCGACTCAGCTGTCGCCGAAGGTCGGTGAGTACATGTACGCCTACGGCTTCGGCCGCACCTGCAGGGACTGCGGCCCGGCCGACTACCTCAAGCGCGCAAGGCTGCGGCTCCTCGACATGGACCGCGACGCCGCCGGTGGGCCCGGCTACCGGATGCGGGGCGTCCTAGCCTTCCTGTGGCCGAAGGACTCCGGCGGCCCGCTGTTCCGGGAGGAAGACATCCTGACTCAGTACGGGGTGACGTCGGAGCGCCGGAGCAACTCTACGATTCCCGAGTTCTACTTCGCCCGGTTCGACCCCAATGCGATGAATTGGCTGAACGGCATGAACGTACCCGTGAAGACCGGCTGGTAG
- a CDS encoding RICIN domain-containing protein, protein MRKKLLSVLMAAIAMSTAAPAAHADGHDGYYQLRNKATARCLAGMSDGSVVTQPCNAALRQLWRFDLSTGLIRNYDYRLCLDDITADLVVVRMSGCSKDDPGQIWDVPMTRSGESGRINNLFDVRDRELVGWASGAVNVVAPDLADVPGKVTWIMDLGGSVVGGGGGGGVPDPPAVGGGGR, encoded by the coding sequence ATGCGGAAGAAACTCCTCAGCGTGCTCATGGCTGCCATCGCGATGAGCACGGCCGCACCCGCCGCCCATGCCGACGGCCACGACGGCTACTACCAGTTGCGCAACAAGGCCACCGCCAGGTGCCTGGCCGGGATGTCGGACGGCAGCGTGGTCACCCAGCCCTGCAACGCGGCCCTCCGCCAGCTCTGGCGGTTCGACCTGAGCACCGGGCTGATCCGCAATTACGACTACAGGTTGTGCCTGGACGACATCACCGCAGACCTCGTAGTGGTCCGGATGTCCGGGTGCTCCAAGGACGACCCGGGGCAAATCTGGGATGTGCCCATGACGCGGTCGGGAGAGTCGGGTCGTATCAACAACCTGTTCGATGTCCGCGACCGGGAACTGGTCGGCTGGGCGTCGGGGGCGGTCAACGTGGTGGCACCGGATCTCGCCGACGTCCCCGGCAAGGTGACCTGGATCATGGACCTGGGTGGATCAGTGGTTGGAGGAGGAGGTGGTGGCGGGGTCCCGGACCCACCCGCCGTCGGAGGCGGCGGCAGGTAG
- a CDS encoding alpha/beta fold hydrolase, producing the protein MQQPAPSAGLRHRTVEAPAGRLHLVEQGSGPLVLLVHGFPESWYSWRHQLPALAAAGYRAVALDVRGYGRSSKPAATDAYRMLDLVEDNVTLVRTLGEERAVVVGHDWGSNIAAASALLHPEVFRAVALLSVPYAPPGGPRPTDIFAQMGGDQEFYVSYFQEPGRAEAEMEPDVRGWLAGFYAALSADTMPAQGEPDPHFVTRDGGRLRDRFPAHRLPSWLSEDDLDVYAADFERTGLTGALNRYRNMDRDWEDLARYGGAPIKQPSLFIGGALDASTTWMADAIDAYPATLPGLVSSHILNGCGHWIQQERPDEVNRLLTGWLASLQS; encoded by the coding sequence ATGCAGCAGCCCGCGCCGTCCGCCGGCCTTCGCCACCGCACTGTCGAGGCGCCCGCCGGTCGCCTGCACCTGGTCGAGCAGGGCAGCGGCCCGCTGGTCCTGCTCGTCCACGGCTTCCCCGAGTCCTGGTACTCCTGGCGCCACCAGCTCCCGGCCCTCGCCGCGGCCGGGTACCGGGCGGTGGCGCTCGATGTGCGCGGCTACGGCCGCTCCTCCAAGCCTGCCGCGACGGACGCCTACCGGATGCTCGACCTGGTGGAGGACAACGTCACCCTCGTACGCACCCTTGGCGAGGAGAGGGCGGTGGTCGTCGGCCACGACTGGGGCTCCAACATCGCGGCCGCCTCCGCCCTGCTCCACCCCGAGGTCTTCCGCGCCGTCGCCCTGCTGAGCGTCCCCTACGCGCCGCCCGGCGGCCCCCGCCCCACCGACATCTTCGCGCAGATGGGCGGCGACCAGGAGTTCTACGTCTCCTACTTCCAGGAGCCCGGCCGCGCCGAGGCGGAGATGGAGCCCGACGTCCGGGGCTGGCTCGCCGGCTTCTACGCGGCCCTGTCCGCCGACACCATGCCCGCCCAGGGCGAGCCCGACCCGCACTTCGTGACCCGCGACGGCGGTCGGCTGCGCGACCGCTTCCCCGCCCACAGGCTCCCCTCCTGGCTGAGCGAGGACGACCTCGATGTGTACGCCGCGGACTTCGAGCGCACCGGCCTGACCGGGGCCCTCAACCGCTACCGCAACATGGACCGCGACTGGGAGGACCTCGCCCGGTACGGCGGCGCCCCGATCAAGCAGCCGTCCCTGTTCATCGGCGGCGCCTTGGACGCCTCCACGACCTGGATGGCCGACGCCATCGACGCCTACCCAGCCACCCTCCCCGGCCTGGTCTCCTCGCACATCCTGAACGGCTGCGGGCACTGGATCCAGCAGGAGCGCCCCGACGAGGTCAACCGTCTCCTGACCGGCTGGCTCGCCTCCCTCCAGAGCTGA
- a CDS encoding helix-turn-helix domain-containing protein — translation MADDGIADTPAAMGSRLRAAREQRGATLTGVGCATGISLSTLSRIETGRRRPTLEVLLRLAKEYDVSLDELAGTAPAAAAGPRPPVPQRSGNDKAVLPLTRYVGGLHAHKHVLPAIDAPPARPRQVSHDGYEWLCVLYGRLWLALGDQDLVLTAGEVAEFDTRTAHGVANAGPDGPVEYLIMFGPQGERLRLRTPPAPGRGAGRP, via the coding sequence ATGGCGGACGACGGCATAGCCGACACGCCGGCGGCGATGGGCTCCCGGCTGCGGGCCGCGCGCGAGCAGCGCGGCGCCACGCTCACCGGCGTCGGCTGCGCGACCGGCATCTCGCTGAGCACGCTGTCGCGGATCGAGACCGGCCGGCGCAGGCCGACCCTGGAGGTACTGCTGCGGCTGGCGAAGGAGTATGACGTCTCCCTGGACGAGCTGGCCGGCACCGCACCCGCCGCGGCGGCCGGGCCGCGCCCCCCGGTACCGCAGCGTTCCGGCAACGACAAGGCGGTGCTGCCGCTGACCCGGTACGTCGGGGGCCTGCACGCCCACAAGCACGTCCTGCCCGCCATCGACGCGCCGCCGGCGCGGCCACGGCAAGTCTCCCACGACGGGTACGAATGGCTGTGCGTCCTGTACGGGCGGCTGTGGCTCGCGCTCGGCGATCAGGACCTCGTCCTGACTGCCGGGGAGGTCGCCGAGTTCGACACCCGCACCGCCCACGGAGTCGCGAACGCCGGACCGGACGGACCGGTCGAATACCTGATCATGTTCGGGCCGCAGGGAGAGCGCCTGCGGCTGCGCACCCCTCCAGCCCCCGGCCGCGGAGCCGGCCGGCCTTGA
- a CDS encoding DUF5988 family protein, translating into MSDKHPNVILLGGPAGGLPDDHRIHHVTDLDAPLKLFRGNRYEHYRPTPETLRSGADRLRVFTWSHSTFVAE; encoded by the coding sequence ATGAGCGACAAGCATCCCAATGTGATCCTGCTCGGCGGCCCCGCCGGTGGACTCCCCGACGACCACCGGATCCACCACGTCACGGACCTCGACGCCCCCCTGAAGCTGTTCCGCGGCAATCGCTACGAGCACTACCGCCCGACCCCCGAAACCCTCCGGTCCGGAGCCGACCGCCTGCGGGTCTTCACCTGGAGCCACAGCACCTTCGTCGCCGAATAG
- the ssuE gene encoding NADPH-dependent FMN reductase — MARVLTLSGSPSATSRTTRLLGEAARRLDAQHHQVTAVEVRRLPADVLTGSDIHHPAVTEIAELIREADGVVVGTPIYKAAYSGLLKCLLDLLPQYALAGKTVLPLATGGSPAHVLAVDYALRPVLSSMGAAHITPGWFVLDSDILATPDGATDLAPAAAIALDDLVNRFSAALGTSVG; from the coding sequence ATGGCCCGTGTCCTGACCCTCTCCGGCAGCCCGTCCGCCACATCCAGAACGACCCGGCTGCTCGGCGAGGCCGCCCGCCGCCTCGACGCACAGCACCACCAGGTCACCGCGGTCGAGGTCCGCAGGCTGCCCGCCGACGTGCTCACCGGCTCCGACATCCACCACCCGGCGGTCACCGAGATCGCCGAACTCATCCGTGAGGCCGACGGCGTGGTGGTCGGCACCCCCATCTACAAAGCCGCCTACTCCGGCCTGCTGAAGTGCCTGCTCGACCTCCTGCCGCAGTACGCGCTGGCTGGCAAGACCGTCCTGCCGCTGGCCACCGGCGGCTCCCCGGCGCACGTGCTGGCGGTGGACTACGCGCTGCGTCCGGTCCTGTCCTCCATGGGGGCGGCGCACATCACCCCGGGCTGGTTCGTCCTGGACAGCGACATCCTCGCCACGCCGGACGGTGCCACCGACCTGGCACCCGCCGCCGCCATCGCCCTCGACGACCTCGTGAACCGCTTCTCCGCCGCCCTCGGCACCTCCGTCGGCTGA
- a CDS encoding phosphopantetheine-binding protein: MSDTDGLRKLITVAGDELGLDITPQDATVDFDQLPGWDSLHLLTLLTALERVTGRRLSLPDLLEARTIAEVFEIASARPAA, translated from the coding sequence ATGAGCGACACCGACGGACTGCGGAAGCTGATCACCGTGGCCGGAGACGAACTGGGCCTGGACATCACACCGCAGGACGCGACCGTGGACTTCGACCAACTCCCCGGCTGGGACTCCCTGCACCTGCTGACCCTGCTCACCGCCCTGGAGCGGGTCACCGGCCGCAGGCTCTCGCTTCCCGACCTGCTGGAGGCGCGGACCATCGCCGAGGTCTTCGAGATCGCCTCCGCCCGGCCCGCCGCCTGA
- a CDS encoding HAD-IIIC family phosphatase, translating into METPVAADPARTLLDLRRGGRLAAEYPTVRALLAEADTRQTAHAGRVLGGLDPDEVLAAHPDTAALTVAVVGHGTVGPLLGPLTGELARHGLLLRPYQGAFDSWVFELSDPGSALYAASPDLALCLLDPAVVFDEVPLPWRPADVARVLAEKTALVEKVAARFADTVRGTLVLNTLPLPRRHTAQLIDHRSRAELGALWREANARLLRLGVDNASVVVIDLDPLLAEGVPAADPRLDVYAKVHLSEPLLAAYAREIGHLARHVAGLTSKVLVLDLDQTVWGGILGDDGPEGIEAAGGHRGEAFRAFQRVAKQLGSQGVLLAAVSKNDREPVLDVLRDHPDMTLREEDFVRVTADWRPKSESIAALADALNLATGSFVFVDDSTFERGLVRRELPKVAVVAVDDEPAHHVERLLRDGWFDVRRLTGEDRARAELYRGEVARTDFLQGFASVADYLNELGVRVRLRPVTSDELPRISQLTLRTNQFNLTTRRLQPAEVAAYAAAEGSGVLTVRSADRFGDNGLVGAVFLERRDGELRIDNFLLSCRVFSRGIEQGVLSTVLGLAAGAGLHAVTGHYRPTPRNHIVKDLFPRYGFAPVQDESGTPVGEGLAFRHDLSTALHPPGHLQLDADPAGLLEGAHA; encoded by the coding sequence ATGGAGACGCCCGTGGCCGCCGACCCGGCGCGCACCCTGCTCGACCTCCGCCGCGGCGGACGGCTCGCCGCCGAGTACCCGACCGTCCGAGCCCTGCTCGCCGAGGCGGACACCCGCCAGACGGCGCACGCGGGCCGGGTGTTGGGCGGACTCGACCCCGACGAGGTGCTGGCCGCCCACCCGGACACCGCCGCGCTCACCGTGGCCGTCGTCGGCCACGGCACGGTCGGACCGCTGCTCGGCCCGCTGACCGGCGAGCTGGCCCGGCACGGCCTGCTGCTGCGCCCGTACCAAGGCGCCTTCGACAGCTGGGTGTTCGAGCTGTCGGACCCCGGCAGCGCGCTCTACGCGGCCTCCCCCGACCTGGCACTCTGCCTGCTCGACCCGGCCGTGGTCTTCGACGAGGTGCCGCTGCCCTGGCGGCCGGCGGACGTGGCCCGGGTGCTCGCGGAGAAGACCGCCCTCGTCGAGAAGGTGGCGGCCCGCTTCGCGGACACCGTGCGTGGCACCCTCGTACTCAACACCCTGCCACTGCCCCGCCGTCACACCGCCCAGCTGATCGACCACCGCTCCCGCGCCGAGCTGGGCGCGCTCTGGCGGGAGGCCAACGCCCGGCTGCTGCGCCTCGGCGTGGACAACGCCTCGGTGGTCGTGATCGACCTCGACCCGCTGCTCGCCGAGGGTGTCCCCGCCGCCGATCCCCGGCTGGACGTCTACGCCAAGGTGCACCTGTCCGAGCCGCTGCTGGCCGCCTACGCCCGCGAGATCGGCCACCTCGCCCGCCATGTCGCCGGCCTCACCAGCAAGGTGCTCGTCCTTGATCTGGACCAGACCGTGTGGGGCGGGATCCTGGGCGACGACGGCCCGGAGGGCATCGAAGCGGCCGGCGGCCACCGGGGCGAGGCGTTCCGGGCGTTCCAACGGGTGGCCAAGCAGCTCGGCTCACAGGGCGTGCTGCTGGCCGCCGTCAGCAAGAACGACCGCGAGCCGGTGCTGGACGTGCTGCGCGACCACCCCGACATGACGCTGCGCGAGGAGGACTTCGTCCGCGTGACCGCCGACTGGCGGCCCAAGTCGGAGAGCATCGCCGCGCTCGCCGACGCGCTCAACCTCGCCACCGGCAGCTTTGTCTTCGTCGACGACTCCACCTTCGAACGCGGACTGGTCCGACGCGAGTTGCCCAAGGTCGCCGTGGTGGCCGTCGACGACGAGCCCGCCCACCACGTCGAACGGCTGCTCAGGGACGGCTGGTTCGACGTCCGGCGGCTGACCGGCGAGGACCGCGCGCGGGCCGAGCTCTACCGGGGCGAGGTGGCCCGCACCGACTTCCTCCAGGGCTTCGCATCGGTCGCGGACTATCTGAACGAACTCGGTGTCCGGGTCCGGCTGCGGCCGGTGACCTCCGATGAGCTTCCCCGGATCTCCCAACTCACCCTCCGGACCAACCAGTTCAACCTGACCACCCGGAGGCTGCAGCCTGCCGAGGTCGCCGCGTACGCCGCGGCGGAGGGATCCGGTGTCCTGACGGTGCGCTCCGCCGACCGGTTCGGCGACAACGGCCTGGTGGGCGCCGTCTTCCTGGAGCGCAGGGACGGCGAACTACGGATCGACAACTTCCTGCTCAGCTGCCGGGTGTTCTCCCGAGGCATCGAACAGGGCGTGCTCTCCACCGTCCTGGGGCTCGCCGCCGGCGCCGGCCTGCACGCGGTCACCGGACACTACCGGCCGACCCCGCGCAACCACATCGTCAAGGACCTCTTCCCCCGCTACGGCTTCGCCCCCGTGCAGGACGAGAGCGGCACACCCGTGGGCGAGGGCCTCGCCTTCCGCCACGACCTGAGCACCGCACTGCACCCGCCCGGCCACCTGCAACTCGACGCCGACCCGGCCGGCCTTCTGGAAGGAGCGCATGCATGA
- a CDS encoding DUF6059 family protein yields the protein MLHHILLPMRWYAAGWGVPIPPFDGTEQPDPQTPAPSGPPVGHPERLVPGVPPTPVERDLWERLAWLT from the coding sequence GTGTTGCACCACATCCTGCTGCCGATGCGGTGGTACGCCGCAGGCTGGGGGGTGCCGATACCGCCCTTCGACGGCACCGAGCAGCCCGACCCGCAGACGCCCGCCCCATCGGGCCCGCCGGTCGGGCACCCCGAGCGGCTGGTACCCGGTGTACCGCCCACCCCCGTCGAACGGGACCTCTGGGAGCGGCTCGCCTGGCTCACCTGA